One Streptobacillus canis genomic region harbors:
- a CDS encoding Abi family protein, with amino-acid sequence MGVDKPFLTYEEQLKKIKNDYNIKDCDDKKLEIDILKIYDLANGYKELHNNMSENITLLDLYQFIIFDKKFQNILSLFSIYVENSFKTKLAYLISYTRGLETLLTNNLLQSKKYLLAYNYPSNLLDRIQQLNF; translated from the coding sequence ATGGGAGTAGATAAACCATTTTTAACTTACGAAGAACAGTTAAAGAAAATAAAAAATGATTACAATATTAAAGATTGTGATGATAAAAAATTAGAAATAGATATATTAAAAATATATGATTTGGCAAATGGTTATAAAGAATTACATAATAATATGAGTGAAAATATAACTTTGCTTGATTTGTATCAATTTATTATTTTTGATAAAAAATTTCAAAATATTTTGTCATTGTTTAGTATATATGTAGAAAATAGTTTTAAGACAAAATTGGCGTATCTTATTTCTTATACAAGGGGATTAGAGACACTACTTACTAATAATTTATTACAAAGTAAAAAATATTTATTAGCATATAATTATCCTTCAAATTTATTGGATAGAATTCAACAATTAAATTTTTAA
- a CDS encoding type II toxin-antitoxin system RelB/DinJ family antitoxin: protein MFTTNINIRVDKKTKEKAEYIFSNLGLNMSTAINIFLRTSIRENGIPFPLKLDIPNTTTIAAIEEGNKIVLDKNVKSYNNISDLRKDLDI from the coding sequence ATGTTTACAACAAATATAAATATAAGAGTGGATAAGAAAACAAAAGAAAAAGCAGAATATATCTTTTCAAATCTAGGTTTAAATATGTCAACTGCTATTAACATCTTTTTGAGAACAAGTATTAGAGAAAATGGAATTCCTTTTCCTTTAAAATTAGATATTCCAAATACTACGACTATTGCAGCTATAGAAGAAGGAAACAAAATTGTTCTTGATAAAAATGTTAAAAGTTATAACAACATATCTGATTTAAGAAAAGATTTAGATATATGA
- a CDS encoding GNAT family N-acetyltransferase, whose product MIIELKRLNKDDADEILRIYESNDEYFKICPPEPSNESVLNDMVMIPEEFDINNKKFLGIFIEERLVGVLDLLEGYPTKEVLWIGLLLIDKNFQNKGIATRVLEEFVYNMGYETIRLGYIDVNVKAERFWKKNGFAKEIKKVDNVIVVEKM is encoded by the coding sequence ATGATTATAGAACTGAAAAGATTAAATAAAGATGATGCAGATGAAATATTGAGAATATATGAAAGCAATGATGAATATTTTAAAATTTGTCCTCCAGAACCAAGTAATGAATCAGTACTTAATGATATGGTTATGATTCCTGAAGAATTTGATATAAATAACAAAAAATTTTTAGGAATATTCATAGAAGAAAGATTGGTAGGTGTTCTAGATTTATTGGAAGGATATCCTACTAAAGAAGTATTATGGATAGGCCTATTATTAATTGATAAGAATTTCCAAAATAAAGGGATAGCTACAAGGGTGTTAGAAGAGTTTGTATATAATATGGGGTATGAGACTATTAGGCTTGGATATATAGATGTAAACGTTAAAGCAGAAAGATTTTGGAAGAAAAATGGATTTGCTAAAGAAATAAAGAAAGTGGATAATGTTATAGTTGTAGAAAAAATGTAA
- the map gene encoding type I methionyl aminopeptidase codes for MVKLKTLEDIKKIKKANEIIARLYEDVIPKYIKPGISTWEIDAICEDYIRSQGAIPGTKGYDIGWPYPPYPAATCISINEKVVHGIPSKTEILKEGDILSLDTVTILDGYFGDAAKTFAVGNIDERSKKLLEVTEKARDIGIEQAIVGNRIGDIGFAIQNYVEKFGFSVVRDFSGHGVGFSMHEDPFVLNYGKANTGLKIENGLVIAIEPMVNMGTFKVKVLKDGWTVITQDKKRSAHFEHSVAIVDGKPLILSTK; via the coding sequence ATGGTAAAATTAAAAACTTTAGAAGATATCAAAAAAATAAAGAAAGCAAATGAAATAATTGCAAGACTTTATGAAGATGTTATACCAAAATATATTAAACCAGGAATTTCAACTTGGGAAATAGATGCAATTTGTGAAGATTACATTAGAAGTCAAGGAGCCATACCTGGAACTAAAGGCTATGATATAGGTTGGCCATATCCTCCATATCCTGCAGCAACTTGTATTTCAATTAATGAAAAAGTAGTTCATGGTATACCAAGTAAAACTGAAATTTTAAAAGAAGGAGATATACTTTCTTTAGATACAGTTACAATACTTGATGGATATTTTGGAGATGCAGCTAAAACTTTTGCAGTAGGAAATATTGATGAAAGATCAAAAAAACTACTTGAAGTTACAGAAAAAGCAAGAGATATAGGAATAGAACAAGCAATAGTTGGAAATAGAATAGGTGATATAGGATTTGCTATACAAAATTATGTAGAAAAATTTGGTTTCTCTGTTGTCAGAGATTTCTCTGGACATGGAGTAGGATTTTCTATGCATGAAGATCCATTCGTGCTAAATTACGGGAAAGCAAATACTGGTTTAAAAATAGAAAATGGATTAGTAATTGCAATTGAGCCTATGGTTAATATGGGAACATTTAAAGTAAAAGTATTAAAAGATGGATGGACAGTAATAACTCAAGATAAAAAAAGGTCAGCCCATTTTGAACATTCAGTTGCAATAGTAGATGGGAAACCGTTGATATTAAGCACTAAATAA
- a CDS encoding type II toxin-antitoxin system YafQ family toxin has protein sequence MKFTTQFKKYVKLVKKQNKNLDLMFDIIEKLANGEKIDKKYRDHSLYGNYKGVRECHLEPDLLLLYQYKEEILVLLLTILGSHSEIFNK, from the coding sequence ATTAAATTTACAACACAATTTAAAAAATATGTCAAATTAGTAAAAAAACAAAATAAAAATTTAGATTTAATGTTCGATATAATTGAAAAATTAGCAAACGGAGAAAAAATAGATAAAAAATATAGAGATCACTCTCTATATGGTAATTATAAAGGAGTAAGAGAATGTCATCTAGAGCCAGATTTGTTATTATTATATCAATATAAAGAAGAAATTTTAGTATTGTTATTAACAATACTAGGATCACATTCTGAAATTTTTAATAAGTAA
- a CDS encoding MazG nucleotide pyrophosphohydrolase domain-containing protein → MEVTIKQLQEYLFEHYENRRTEQGLFLKLVEEMGEVAEVLNIRAGLKKGETSTEELGIELADIIHYTVAIAAINNIDLTDIILKKDEKAAIKYNHKINLKEYISR, encoded by the coding sequence ATGGAAGTAACTATAAAACAATTACAAGAATATTTATTTGAACATTATGAAAATAGAAGAACAGAACAGGGCCTATTTCTAAAACTTGTAGAAGAAATGGGTGAAGTTGCAGAAGTATTAAATATTAGAGCTGGACTTAAAAAAGGTGAAACTTCAACTGAAGAGTTAGGTATAGAGCTTGCTGATATTATACATTATACTGTAGCTATAGCTGCAATTAATAATATAGATTTAACAGATATTATACTAAAAAAAGATGAAAAAGCAGCAATAAAATATAATCATAAGATAAATTTAAAAGAATATATTAGTAGATGA
- a CDS encoding adenylate kinase, protein MNIVLFGPPGAGKGTQAKELIQKFEIPQISTGDILRAAIANQTPLGLEAKKLMDAGNLVGDDIVNGLVEERLKQADTEKGFILDGYPRTVEQAKALDKILEKQEREIEKVIALVVEDDEILKRITGRRVSKKTGKIYHIIYNPPVDQNPEDLEQRADDTAEVVKKRLENYKNQTAPVLDYYKEQGKVAEIQGERESKYITEEIIDILTNSCNV, encoded by the coding sequence ATGAATATAGTATTATTTGGACCGCCAGGTGCTGGTAAAGGAACTCAAGCAAAAGAATTAATACAAAAATTTGAAATACCTCAAATTTCAACTGGAGATATATTAAGAGCAGCTATAGCTAATCAAACTCCACTAGGACTTGAAGCAAAAAAACTAATGGATGCTGGAAACTTAGTTGGAGATGATATTGTTAATGGATTAGTGGAAGAAAGATTAAAACAAGCAGATACAGAGAAAGGATTTATTTTAGATGGATATCCAAGAACTGTAGAGCAAGCTAAAGCTTTAGATAAAATCTTAGAAAAACAAGAAAGAGAAATTGAAAAAGTTATAGCACTAGTTGTTGAAGATGATGAAATTTTAAAGAGAATTACAGGAAGAAGGGTCTCTAAAAAAACTGGTAAAATATATCATATAATTTATAATCCACCTGTAGATCAAAATCCAGAAGATTTAGAACAAAGAGCAGATGATACTGCAGAAGTTGTTAAAAAGAGATTAGAAAATTACAAAAATCAAACAGCTCCAGTATTAGATTACTATAAAGAACAAGGTAAAGTAGCTGAAATACAAGGAGAAAGAGAAAGTAAATATATTACTGAAGAAATAATTGACATTTTAACTAATAGTTGTAATGTTTAG
- a CDS encoding AAA family ATPase, whose translation MVVLKLELDNIYSFNDFKIDFVFPKKAVNSTVEQNLKNYPNFRYKKVNVIMGNNASGKSTLGLALMYIFNFIRKCDVNNLENITNIKDKSTYFLIDFVVENRMYRIVFNNTIKYTESRNLNLDIYSAKIAKNDSYEKVEKKLKKIEYRSTDTFMDKLESINNFSWHFTFPELEKKSLNIELRILKNILKSLDTSIVDVIKSKEVENAYIIKFVDREDDVIIQKEDNLDLYKQLSSGTRAGISISELLTRINSLDNSVFYCDEKFTFIHSDLEKMIFSLMISYLKEDSQLFFTTHNQEILDMNLPLQSYTFLKKENDNIKVIYPIEYIKRNDIRLRNYVENDVFSMSPNLDLIEELEGLSEMILNEKK comes from the coding sequence ATGGTAGTGCTAAAATTAGAATTAGATAATATTTACAGTTTTAATGACTTCAAAATTGATTTTGTTTTTCCTAAAAAAGCAGTGAATTCAACTGTGGAGCAAAATTTAAAAAATTATCCTAACTTTAGATATAAGAAAGTTAATGTAATAATGGGTAATAATGCGAGTGGAAAATCAACTTTAGGACTTGCATTGATGTATATATTTAATTTTATTAGAAAATGTGATGTAAATAATCTAGAAAATATTACTAATATTAAAGATAAGTCAACATATTTTCTAATAGATTTTGTAGTAGAAAATAGAATGTATAGAATTGTATTCAATAATACAATTAAATATACAGAGTCAAGAAACTTAAACTTAGATATATATAGTGCTAAAATAGCCAAAAATGATTCTTATGAAAAAGTTGAAAAAAAACTAAAAAAAATAGAATATAGATCAACAGATACATTTATGGATAAATTAGAATCTATAAATAATTTTAGTTGGCATTTTACTTTCCCAGAATTAGAAAAAAAGAGCTTAAATATAGAGTTAAGAATATTAAAGAACATTCTTAAGTCTCTTGATACATCTATTGTTGATGTGATTAAAAGTAAAGAAGTTGAAAATGCATATATTATTAAATTTGTAGATAGAGAAGATGATGTAATTATACAAAAAGAAGATAATTTAGATTTATACAAGCAATTATCTAGTGGTACTAGAGCGGGAATAAGCATTAGTGAGTTATTAACTAGAATTAATAGTTTAGATAATTCCGTTTTTTATTGTGATGAAAAATTTACTTTTATTCATAGCGATTTAGAAAAAATGATATTTAGTTTAATGATTTCTTACTTGAAAGAGGATAGTCAATTATTCTTTACTACGCATAATCAAGAAATTTTGGATATGAATTTACCATTACAGTCATATACTTTCTTAAAGAAAGAAAATGATAATATTAAAGTAATTTATCCAATAGAATATATAAAGAGAAATGATATTAGATTAAGAAATTATGTCGAAAATGATGTATTTTCTATGTCGCCAAATTTAGATTTAATAGAGGAATTAGAGGGGTTAAGTGAGATGATTCTAAATGAAAAAAAATAA
- a CDS encoding alpha/beta hydrolase, with the protein MNKLFKLVLLFLIIGFVGLYTSSKYYYERSMQATIAEIYLKVTKIRKWSSEEMETWLKERKEMEEEPYILPEGIEAFAFSNMPVLNFNKEGKGELVIYIHGGTYLHHVDPFHIRFVKKLIEQTDAKVLLPVYPKAPKHDFKEAYEKVLELYNKISKDSDVVLMGDSAGGGFVLGLAQELDRLKFKEAKSLIVMSPWVDLTMENLGIEKYQKVDPWLNSKTALPTAKAWANGTDLKDPKLSPIYGNLKALKNLTIFTGTRDILYPDIQVLADKLKEENIDFEYIIGKNLNHVYPLFPIPEGQEAIDKIAKILEK; encoded by the coding sequence ATGAACAAATTATTTAAACTTGTACTTCTGTTTCTAATTATAGGTTTTGTAGGTCTTTACACATCATCAAAATATTATTATGAAAGAAGTATGCAAGCAACTATAGCTGAAATATATTTAAAAGTAACTAAAATTAGAAAATGGTCTAGTGAAGAAATGGAAACTTGGTTAAAAGAAAGAAAAGAAATGGAAGAAGAACCATATATATTACCTGAAGGAATTGAAGCTTTTGCTTTTTCTAATATGCCAGTATTAAACTTTAATAAAGAAGGAAAAGGAGAACTAGTAATATATATACATGGTGGGACTTATCTTCATCATGTAGATCCATTCCATATTAGGTTTGTGAAAAAATTGATAGAACAAACTGATGCGAAAGTTCTATTGCCAGTATATCCTAAAGCACCTAAGCATGACTTTAAAGAAGCATATGAAAAAGTATTAGAGCTATATAACAAAATATCAAAAGATAGTGATGTTGTATTGATGGGTGATAGTGCAGGTGGAGGATTTGTTTTAGGTCTTGCTCAAGAATTAGATAGATTAAAATTTAAAGAAGCTAAAAGTTTAATAGTAATGTCACCTTGGGTTGATTTAACTATGGAAAATCTAGGAATAGAAAAATATCAAAAAGTAGATCCATGGTTAAATTCTAAAACAGCATTACCTACAGCAAAAGCATGGGCAAATGGAACGGATTTAAAAGATCCAAAACTTAGTCCAATATATGGAAATCTTAAAGCTTTAAAAAATCTTACAATATTTACAGGAACTAGAGATATACTTTATCCAGATATTCAAGTATTAGCAGATAAATTAAAAGAAGAAAATATTGATTTTGAATATATTATTGGTAAAAACTTAAATCATGTTTATCCATTATTCCCTATACCAGAAGGACAGGAAGCTATAGATAAGATAGCAAAAATTTTAGAAAAATAG
- a CDS encoding TspO/MBR family protein → MKKNTLNKINIVMFFITLIINYLIATSKFPGLMAQKVVSNMYDTSITPIGFTFSIWGVIYLLLFLSLVWMYKQKSMKRTIGIIILFMMILNIMWNVFFGLRWIGLSVVIIVIYWLTLILIVNKLKKEKISLSSTAFGLHLGWITIATVVNIYAYLVKINFEHLKNNADFWTILGITVVLLLTTILTRLFKNFAIPLVIAWAIFGIYAKDDVYITYTFIPNMLKIVITGLIGMVAGVFVKNR, encoded by the coding sequence ATGAAAAAGAATACTTTAAATAAAATAAATATTGTAATGTTTTTTATTACATTAATAATTAATTACTTAATTGCAACATCTAAATTTCCAGGGCTTATGGCTCAAAAAGTAGTTTCAAATATGTATGATACATCAATTACACCTATTGGATTTACATTCTCTATATGGGGAGTGATATATTTACTACTATTTTTATCATTAGTGTGGATGTATAAACAAAAGAGTATGAAAAGAACGATAGGGATAATAATTTTGTTCATGATGATATTAAATATTATGTGGAATGTATTCTTTGGACTTAGATGGATAGGATTATCAGTTGTAATAATAGTCATTTATTGGTTAACATTAATATTAATAGTTAATAAATTAAAAAAAGAAAAAATATCTCTTTCATCGACTGCATTTGGACTACATTTAGGTTGGATAACTATAGCAACTGTAGTTAATATATATGCATATTTAGTAAAAATTAATTTTGAACATTTAAAAAATAACGCTGATTTTTGGACTATTTTAGGAATAACTGTAGTTTTACTATTAACTACTATACTTACACGTCTTTTCAAAAATTTTGCCATACCTTTAGTAATAGCTTGGGCGATATTTGGGATTTATGCTAAAGATGATGTATACATAACATATACTTTCATTCCAAATATGCTAAAAATAGTAATTACAGGACTTATAGGAATGGTAGCAGGAGTTTTTGTAAAAAATAGATAA
- a CDS encoding alpha/beta hydrolase fold domain-containing protein, whose translation MLMIKYILFISVIYFLLRIYFKRSLKALLIELKYRIIEYENIAEEEMTKRINELKLIEEDEYQLPKNYENLTISEFNNMKVIFLNSQGKGSKVFYLHGGAYMYDPVHENFDFLNKLIKKTDISVIMPVYPKAPKHDFKEAYEKVIEIYIESAKDDSVVLLGDSAGGGFTLGLAQEIDRLKLRVPKKIILISPWLDLSMENPEIEKYEKLDPYLKKSKCLAMAKSWANGTNLKDTRLSPIYGKLKVLNNISIIAGERDILYPDILKLVNMMKDENIEVDMLIGKNMLHDYPFLNIPEASVAINHMVNILKK comes from the coding sequence ATGTTAATGATTAAATATATATTATTCATATCAGTGATATATTTCCTATTAAGAATATATTTTAAGAGAAGCCTAAAAGCTTTATTAATAGAACTGAAATATAGAATTATTGAATATGAAAATATTGCAGAAGAAGAAATGACTAAGAGAATTAATGAATTAAAACTTATTGAAGAAGATGAATACCAACTACCTAAAAATTATGAAAATTTAACTATTTCAGAATTTAATAATATGAAGGTTATATTTTTAAATTCACAAGGTAAAGGCAGTAAAGTATTTTATCTTCATGGTGGAGCATATATGTATGATCCTGTTCATGAAAACTTTGACTTTTTAAACAAATTAATAAAAAAAACAGATATTAGTGTAATTATGCCTGTTTATCCAAAAGCACCTAAACATGACTTTAAAGAAGCCTATGAAAAAGTAATAGAAATATACATTGAAAGTGCAAAAGATGACTCTGTAGTTTTACTTGGAGATAGTGCTGGTGGAGGATTTACTTTGGGCCTTGCTCAAGAAATTGATAGACTTAAATTAAGAGTTCCTAAAAAGATAATTCTTATTTCACCTTGGTTAGATCTATCTATGGAAAATCCTGAAATAGAAAAATATGAAAAGTTAGATCCATATTTAAAAAAATCTAAATGCTTAGCTATGGCAAAGTCTTGGGCCAATGGAACTAATTTAAAAGATACAAGACTTAGTCCCATTTATGGTAAACTTAAAGTTTTAAATAATATATCAATAATAGCAGGAGAAAGAGATATACTTTATCCTGATATACTTAAATTAGTAAATATGATGAAAGATGAAAATATAGAAGTAGATATGTTAATAGGAAAAAATATGTTACATGATTATCCATTTTTAAATATACCTGAAGCAAGTGTTGCTATAAATCATATGGTTAACATATTAAAAAAATGA
- a CDS encoding GNAT family N-acetyltransferase has product MKYHSDYSLALKWYQDLETVWLVDGDEEIYDEALLEKMYKYLDSVGELYFIEYKIEGEFKHIGDVIFSKTEFPIVIGEKGYRGKGIGKKVINTLINRAKEFVYPEIGVEEIYDFNSNSKKLFTSLGFKEYTKRNKGMGYILKLK; this is encoded by the coding sequence GTGAAATACCATTCAGATTATTCTTTAGCACTTAAATGGTATCAAGATTTAGAAACTGTATGGCTTGTAGATGGTGATGAAGAAATATATGATGAAGCTTTACTTGAAAAGATGTATAAGTACTTAGATAGTGTAGGAGAGCTATATTTCATAGAATATAAAATAGAAGGAGAATTTAAACATATAGGTGATGTTATCTTTTCAAAAACAGAATTTCCTATAGTTATAGGAGAAAAAGGATATAGGGGTAAAGGTATAGGTAAAAAAGTAATAAATACTTTAATTAACAGAGCTAAAGAGTTCGTATATCCTGAAATAGGAGTAGAAGAAATTTATGACTTTAATAGTAATTCTAAAAAACTATTTACATCTCTTGGATTTAAAGAGTATACTAAAAGAAATAAAGGTATGGGATATATACTTAAATTAAAATAA